One stretch of Nitratiruptor tergarcus DSM 16512 DNA includes these proteins:
- the rpsF gene encoding 30S ribosomal protein S6 yields the protein MRHYETLFVLKPTLTDEEKKAKFDFIKEVIENNGGEIVATEDVGVRKLAYPIQKFERGHYYIIYFKAPSETVRELERIYRITEDVIRFLTIKYETNKDIRAWEKMVERAKKLSGQASEEKAEA from the coding sequence ATGAGACATTACGAGACACTGTTCGTGCTCAAACCAACGCTTACAGACGAAGAGAAGAAAGCGAAGTTTGACTTCATCAAAGAGGTCATAGAAAACAATGGTGGTGAAATAGTAGCCACAGAAGATGTAGGAGTAAGAAAACTTGCATATCCAATTCAAAAGTTTGAACGTGGTCACTACTATATCATCTACTTCAAAGCTCCATCAGAGACTGTAAGAGAGCTTGAGAGAATCTATAGAATTACAGAAGATGTTATTAGATTTCTCACTATAAAATATGAAACAAACAAAGATATCAGAGCTTGGGAAAAAATGGTTGAAAGAGCTAAAAAATTAAGCGGTCAAGCGAGCGAAGAAAAAGCAGAGGCATAA
- the ssb gene encoding single-stranded DNA-binding protein, translating into MYNKVILVGNLTRDIELKYTGTGMAIAKTAIATNRRFKTQAGEQKEEVCFIDITLFGRAAEIANQYLSKGSKVLVEGRLIFEQWTDQSGNKRSKHSVAVDNMQMLGRSEDRSSSTSYEKPASYAQPAQAKEAPAKEPEIPEIDIDEDEIPF; encoded by the coding sequence ATGTACAACAAAGTCATATTGGTAGGCAATCTCACAAGAGACATAGAACTCAAATATACAGGTACCGGAATGGCTATTGCAAAAACAGCAATTGCCACAAATAGAAGATTCAAAACACAAGCAGGAGAGCAAAAAGAAGAGGTCTGTTTCATAGACATTACTCTTTTTGGAAGAGCTGCAGAGATTGCCAACCAATATTTGAGCAAAGGAAGCAAGGTTTTAGTAGAGGGAAGGCTGATTTTTGAGCAATGGACTGATCAAAGCGGCAACAAGAGATCCAAACACTCTGTAGCTGTTGATAATATGCAGATGCTAGGGCGAAGTGAAGATCGCTCTTCAAGCACCTCTTATGAAAAGCCAGCCTCATACGCTCAACCAGCACAAGCCAAAGAGGCTCCTGCAAAAGAGCCTGAAATACCAGAAATCGATATCGATGAAGATGAAATTCCATTTTAG
- the rpsR gene encoding 30S ribosomal protein S18, whose protein sequence is MAEKRRFKKRTCKYCEQKVEYIDYKDIELIKHTLSERYKIMPRRLTGNCKKHQEMVEEAIKRARHAALVPYIVDRKRVVPNPWEELQPIYK, encoded by the coding sequence GTGGCAGAAAAAAGAAGATTCAAAAAAAGAACATGTAAATACTGTGAACAAAAAGTTGAATATATTGACTATAAAGATATAGAACTCATCAAGCATACTCTCAGCGAGCGTTATAAAATCATGCCAAGACGCCTCACTGGAAACTGCAAAAAGCACCAAGAGATGGTCGAAGAGGCAATCAAGAGAGCAAGACATGCTGCACTTGTTCCATATATTGTAGATAGAAAAAGAGTTGTACCTAACCCTTGGGAAGAACTGCAGCCAATCTACAAATAA
- a CDS encoding HDOD domain-containing protein → MALFGFGKKKEKKEEVEVTEEKILNQRGEERYIVQNLSTQYGEITDISKKSVGIYVKEANLGYGDFVDLKFAELTCDAEVCAPQSKKIGFCLQCDVSQELIQNHLFMPKTSEFVSKTIFDKELVVRDKDIETNKAVISLMLDLDDPNATIEKFQRHIASIPKLQEMILKRANSIERARAAQVSDVKVAIARLGFEEVKELVYEYVHYDINLTNKYLINFADFEIYNILLSNIFKRLAPLLPFNDIKGEGESLLAMSYIGAVLMAKMDSDLGASYTSAKELFEFEMRILERSRVATDILEVCKLYFVDTLELFQYIYDGFVFANLMLYPQLEINFPVTLSERKLKFAYVAYLAILTQKFILAKDQSSGYILLSRLRRFGFNLKEAKEFLDGIVDSVNSKLHKMGSQKQIKHCEYPTLAYTIENFLGKNIYAEYFTRSLNIFDKEAQRLAVRYEDAYYTHLVLERFLNSDEYSFRTLPFCVVPCENLADEDMSLSQFDIFDIMVFKNIDKLPAELFEDFRKIWEDFEGKIIVTYSKESMIDFTNEKLYQIIQKSIVDFPSYSQSPTLHMKMLSYTTNSINRFFGKEYCDIADFKEDIGDQKFVYVECMQNMFKGAISP, encoded by the coding sequence ATGGCGCTATTTGGTTTTGGAAAAAAGAAAGAGAAAAAAGAAGAAGTTGAGGTTACTGAAGAAAAAATACTTAATCAAAGAGGAGAAGAGAGGTATATAGTCCAAAATCTATCCACGCAGTATGGGGAAATAACAGATATATCTAAAAAAAGTGTTGGGATTTATGTAAAAGAGGCAAATTTGGGATATGGGGATTTTGTAGATCTTAAGTTTGCTGAACTTACATGTGATGCTGAAGTTTGTGCTCCACAAAGTAAAAAAATTGGTTTTTGTCTGCAATGTGATGTATCTCAAGAGTTGATTCAAAACCATCTTTTTATGCCAAAAACTAGTGAATTTGTATCAAAAACAATTTTTGATAAAGAGCTCGTCGTTAGAGATAAAGATATTGAAACAAACAAGGCCGTTATTTCATTAATGCTTGATCTTGATGATCCTAATGCGACTATTGAAAAATTTCAGCGCCATATTGCATCGATACCAAAACTCCAAGAGATGATTCTCAAACGTGCTAATTCTATTGAGCGAGCACGCGCTGCACAGGTGAGTGATGTAAAAGTAGCAATTGCTCGCTTAGGTTTTGAAGAGGTTAAAGAGCTTGTGTATGAATATGTACACTATGATATCAATCTTACAAATAAATACCTTATCAATTTTGCTGATTTTGAAATATATAATATTTTGCTCAGTAATATTTTCAAAAGACTGGCTCCTCTTCTTCCTTTTAATGATATTAAAGGAGAGGGTGAATCGCTCCTAGCAATGTCCTATATAGGTGCAGTATTGATGGCGAAAATGGATAGCGATTTAGGAGCTAGTTATACAAGTGCAAAAGAGCTTTTTGAGTTTGAAATGAGAATATTAGAGCGGAGTCGGGTGGCTACAGATATATTGGAAGTATGCAAGCTCTATTTTGTAGATACACTTGAATTATTCCAGTATATTTATGATGGATTTGTTTTTGCAAATCTCATGCTCTATCCACAGCTAGAAATCAACTTTCCTGTAACACTAAGTGAGAGAAAACTTAAATTTGCATATGTAGCATATCTGGCTATCTTGACACAAAAGTTTATACTTGCAAAAGATCAATCTAGCGGCTATATTCTTTTAAGTCGTTTGCGACGTTTTGGATTTAATCTCAAAGAGGCAAAAGAGTTTCTCGATGGTATTGTAGATAGTGTAAATAGTAAGCTCCATAAAATGGGTTCTCAAAAACAGATTAAACATTGTGAATATCCAACATTAGCTTATACAATAGAAAACTTTTTAGGCAAAAATATATATGCTGAATATTTTACTCGTTCACTGAATATTTTTGACAAAGAGGCTCAACGTTTAGCAGTACGATATGAAGATGCCTATTATACGCATCTGGTTTTGGAACGATTTTTAAATAGTGATGAGTACTCCTTTCGCACTTTGCCTTTTTGTGTGGTTCCATGTGAAAATTTAGCAGATGAAGATATGAGTCTCAGCCAATTTGACATTTTTGATATTATGGTTTTCAAAAATATTGATAAGCTTCCTGCAGAGCTTTTTGAAGATTTTAGGAAAATATGGGAAGATTTCGAAGGTAAAATTATTGTAACATATAGTAAAGAGAGCATGATCGATTTTACAAATGAAAAACTTTATCAGATTATACAAAAAAGCATTGTAGATTTTCCAAGTTATTCGCAGTCTCCTACTTTACATATGAAGATGCTCTCATATACTACAAATAGTATAAATCGTTTTTTTGGTAAAGAGTATTGCGATATAGCTGATTTTAAAGAAGATATTGGAGATCAGAAATTTGTCTATGTGGAATGCATGCAAAATATGTTTAAAGGGGCGATAAGCCCCTGA
- a CDS encoding class I SAM-dependent DNA methyltransferase, giving the protein MGLDLYGKIEPLLGFEEEKQKLYEVFLDKLSELGIKNFLDIGCGSGAFMQLAKNAGFEPEGIDVSRVMVERAKKAGLQVYHGDICQLDRKYEAATAVFDVINYLDKEELAKFFVCVKNLLKKGGYFICDMNTLYGFEEIAQGSLIIDNDEQFVAIDAEFADNRLITKIYLFEKRDSCYKKEAEEIVQYYHEMGFLKKLGLELIDIDFISLYGEEADKVLMTWKGK; this is encoded by the coding sequence GTGGGGCTTGATCTCTATGGGAAAATTGAGCCGCTTTTAGGATTTGAAGAGGAAAAACAAAAACTCTATGAGGTCTTTTTAGATAAGCTTTCAGAGCTTGGTATAAAAAATTTTCTTGATATTGGGTGTGGGAGCGGGGCATTTATGCAATTGGCAAAAAATGCAGGTTTTGAGCCTGAAGGCATCGATGTTAGTAGAGTAATGGTAGAGCGTGCAAAGAAAGCAGGATTGCAGGTATATCATGGTGACATATGCCAGTTGGATAGAAAGTATGAAGCAGCCACAGCAGTTTTTGATGTTATCAATTATCTTGATAAAGAGGAGCTTGCAAAATTTTTCGTTTGTGTGAAGAATCTTTTGAAAAAGGGTGGTTATTTTATATGTGATATGAATACCCTTTATGGATTTGAAGAGATTGCACAAGGATCTTTAATTATTGATAATGATGAACAATTTGTTGCGATAGATGCTGAATTTGCCGATAATAGATTGATAACTAAAATCTATCTTTTTGAAAAAAGAGATAGCTGCTATAAAAAAGAGGCAGAAGAAATTGTACAGTATTATCATGAAATGGGTTTTTTGAAGAAGTTGGGATTGGAACTTATAGATATAGACTTTATATCTTTATATGGTGAAGAAGCGGATAAAGTTTTGATGACATGGAAGGGAAAATAG
- the hisG gene encoding ATP phosphoribosyltransferase — protein sequence MLTIALPKGRIGDDSLALFEKIFAKEFRFGERKLILEIDDFRFLRVRNQDVPTYVYHQAADLGVVGLDVLEEKGLDLVRLLDLGFGACSVSIGIKEDEELTFNKPSYRVATKMENITREFFSKKAIPVEIIKLYGSIELAPLVGLADMIVDIVETGETMKQNGLKPALTIMQSSAYFIANKNSFYDKKEKILALRQQLQEALGGA from the coding sequence ATGTTAACGATCGCACTGCCTAAAGGGCGTATTGGTGATGACTCATTGGCTCTTTTTGAAAAAATATTTGCAAAAGAGTTTCGATTTGGAGAGAGAAAACTTATTTTAGAGATAGATGATTTTCGTTTTTTACGTGTACGCAATCAAGATGTTCCAACCTATGTTTATCATCAAGCAGCAGACCTTGGTGTTGTGGGACTTGATGTGCTTGAAGAAAAAGGGCTCGATCTCGTAAGACTTCTGGATCTTGGTTTTGGTGCTTGCAGTGTAAGTATTGGTATCAAAGAAGATGAAGAGCTTACATTTAATAAGCCAAGTTATAGAGTTGCTACGAAGATGGAGAACATTACAAGAGAGTTTTTTAGCAAAAAAGCGATTCCAGTGGAGATTATTAAACTCTACGGCTCTATTGAGCTTGCTCCTTTGGTGGGACTAGCTGATATGATTGTAGATATTGTCGAAACTGGCGAGACAATGAAACAAAATGGTCTTAAACCAGCTTTAACTATTATGCAAAGCAGTGCCTATTTTATTGCTAATAAAAATAGTTTCTATGATAAGAAAGAGAAAATTTTAGCGCTACGCCAGCAGTTGCAGGAGGCTTTGGGTGGGGCTTGA
- a CDS encoding type III pantothenate kinase, producing the protein MLLCDIGNSFAKFYDGKELKRIPITQIEQYRRQKVCFINVNPKVEKLLEEFENWINLEQYITLDTSYRGLGVDRKALCWGVEEGVIVDAGSAITVDVMEKGRHKGGFIIPGIRFLQRDFAEISSRLAINTLQQVDLTHLPQNTLTAISYGIIKPIILAIKQFDMRIYITGGDGELLHHYIPEALYDPLLLFKHLEKLVQRKGLC; encoded by the coding sequence ATGCTATTGTGTGATATAGGCAATAGTTTTGCAAAATTTTATGATGGAAAAGAACTTAAGCGTATACCTATTACGCAAATTGAGCAGTATAGGAGGCAAAAAGTTTGCTTTATCAATGTCAACCCCAAAGTAGAAAAGCTTTTAGAAGAGTTTGAAAACTGGATTAACTTGGAGCAATATATTACTCTTGATACATCTTATAGAGGTTTAGGTGTTGACCGTAAAGCTTTGTGTTGGGGAGTTGAAGAAGGTGTGATTGTAGATGCTGGAAGTGCAATAACAGTAGATGTGATGGAAAAAGGCAGACATAAAGGTGGTTTTATAATACCGGGAATTCGCTTTTTGCAAAGAGATTTTGCAGAGATTTCAAGTAGACTAGCGATTAATACATTACAACAAGTAGATTTAACACATTTACCGCAAAATACACTTACAGCTATAAGTTATGGAATTATAAAGCCAATTATTCTTGCAATAAAGCAGTTTGATATGAGGATCTATATAACAGGTGGTGATGGGGAGTTGCTCCATCACTATATTCCTGAAGCGCTATATGATCCATTACTACTTTTTAAACATTTAGAAAAACTGGTACAAAGGAAAGGTTTATGTTAA
- a CDS encoding tetratricopeptide repeat protein, whose product MSTKDNIEYIKKELDSEEKFLESVIKAEKFYKKHKKKITALVVLVVIGFLGYVGYDMMKTHNLEVSNAAYNSLLQNPQDKEALQTLKNKNPKLYALYIYQKAIEKNDIEALQKIANGDDRVLGDLAKYHIAVIKKDSKALERYANNSDAILRDFAYLDSAYMDFMKDAIAVGRKKIENIDKSSTAYPYALLLGHYGAKVKK is encoded by the coding sequence TTGAGTACAAAAGATAATATTGAATATATAAAAAAAGAGCTGGATAGTGAGGAGAAGTTTTTAGAATCGGTAATAAAAGCAGAAAAGTTTTATAAAAAACATAAAAAAAAGATAACAGCTCTGGTGGTTCTTGTAGTTATAGGGTTTTTGGGGTATGTTGGTTACGATATGATGAAAACACATAATCTCGAAGTAAGTAATGCTGCGTACAATTCTCTATTACAAAATCCTCAGGATAAAGAAGCTTTACAAACTCTTAAAAACAAAAATCCCAAACTATATGCACTTTATATCTATCAAAAAGCTATAGAGAAAAATGATATAGAAGCACTCCAAAAGATTGCAAATGGAGATGATAGAGTACTTGGAGATCTTGCAAAATACCATATCGCAGTTATCAAAAAAGATAGCAAAGCGCTTGAACGATATGCAAATAATTCTGATGCAATTTTACGTGATTTTGCATATTTAGATAGTGCTTATATGGATTTCATGAAAGATGCAATAGCTGTAGGACGCAAGAAAATCGAAAATATTGATAAATCTTCTACTGCATATCCTTATGCTCTGCTTCTTGGACACTACGGTGCAAAGGTAAAAAAATGA
- the gatC gene encoding Asp-tRNA(Asn)/Glu-tRNA(Gln) amidotransferase subunit GatC, producing the protein MKKIDENLLQRLQTLSMIQIKDENRDRILEDLNKFLEFVDVLDELDISSYAATYSPIEASAPLRKDIPQNQSEIGQKILRNAPKSEDDFFIVPKIIE; encoded by the coding sequence ATGAAAAAGATCGATGAAAATCTGCTCCAAAGGCTGCAAACTCTCAGTATGATTCAGATAAAAGATGAAAACAGAGATCGCATTCTCGAAGATCTCAATAAATTCTTAGAATTTGTAGATGTTTTAGATGAGCTTGATATATCTTCATACGCAGCTACGTACAGTCCAATAGAAGCAAGTGCTCCTCTTCGCAAAGATATTCCGCAAAACCAGAGTGAGATCGGACAAAAAATCTTACGCAATGCACCAAAAAGTGAAGATGACTTTTTTATTGTCCCTAAAATAATCGAATAG